Proteins from a genomic interval of Medicago truncatula cultivar Jemalong A17 chromosome 3, MtrunA17r5.0-ANR, whole genome shotgun sequence:
- the LOC120575812 gene encoding glycine-rich cell wall structural protein-like isoform X3: MNFKPFVLLILLSGVVLISAVTAYEDPPPSRKDEELMECDKQEYVLSGRKMTLEPLHGGKCKGKGGGGYGGGSGGSGGGGGQGGGSGGGEGGGGGDYGGGSGGSGGGGSGGSGGGGGSEGGGGSGGSGGGGGSGGGHGGGGSGGGGSGGGGYGGGGSGGGSGGGGSGGSGGGHGGGGSGSGGGGHGGGGSGGSGGGGYGGGGSGGGSGGSGGGGHGGHGGKGGHGGGGSGGGGHGGHGGGGGHGGSGGSGGGGHGGGGSGSGDHGGGGGGGGGSGGGGYGGGGSGGGGHGGGGSGGSGGGGSGGDYGGGSGGGSSGGGSGSGGGEGSGSGGGGYGGGGSGGGAGGGSGGGGGEGSGSGGGSSGGGSSGGGGSGGGSGGGGGEGGSGGGGSGGGGYGGGGSGGSGGGGSSGGGGGDGGGGGY, encoded by the exons ATGAATTTCAAACCTTTTGTTTTGCTGATACTTCTGTCTGGTGTGGTTCTCATATCTGCAGTGACGGCTTATGAAGATCCACCACCAAGCAGAAAGGATGAAGAGCTTATGGAGTGTGACAAGCAAGAATATG TTTTAAGTGGAAGGAAAATGACCTTAGAGCCACTTCATGGTGGAAAGTGTAAAGGAAAGGGAGGCGGAGGTTATGGTGGTGGATCTGGTGGTAGTGGTGGAGGTGGCGGCCAAGGAGGAGGTAGTGGGGGTGGAGAAGGAGGTGGAGGAGGTGATTATGGTGGAGGAAGTGGAGGTTCTGGTGGAGGCGGTAGTGGTGGAAGTGGAGGTGGTGGAGGAAGCGAAGGAGGTGGGGGTAGTGGTGGAAGCGGAGGAG GTGGTGGCAGCGGAGGAGGTCATGGTGGCGGTGGAAGTGGAGGTGGTGGAAGCGGAGGAGGAGGTTATGGTGGTGGAGGAAGTGGAGGAGGTTCTGGTGGAGGTGGTAGCGGTGGAAGCGGTGGAGGTCATGGTGGTGGAGGAAGTGGAAGTGGAGGAGGAGGTCATGGTGGTGGAGGAAGTGGTGGAAGCGGAGGAGGAGGTTATGGTGGTGGAGGAAGTGGAGGTGGTAGTGGTGGAAGCGGAGGAGGAGGTCATGGTGGCCATGGTGGTAAAGGAGGTCATGGTGGTGGAGGCAGTGGAGGGGGAGGTCATGGTGGCCATGGTGGTGGAGGAGGTCATGGTGGTAGTGGTGGAAGTGGAGGAGGAGGCCATGGTGGAGGAGGGAGTGGAAGTGGAGATCATGGTGGTGGGGGAGGTGGTGGCGGTGGAAGCGGAGGAGGAGGTTACGGTGGTGGTGGAAGCGGAGGAGGAGGCCATGGTGGTGGAGGAAGCGGTGGTTCAGGTGGTGGTGGAAGCGGAGGAGATTATGGTGGTGGAAGTGGAGGAGGTAGTTCTGGCGGCGGAAGTGGATCAGGTGGTGGTGAAGGGAGTGGTAGCGGAGGAGGAGGTTATGGTGGTGGAGGAAGTGGAGGTGGAGCAGGTGGTGGAAGcggaggtggtggtggagaaGGCAGTGGTAGTGGGGGAGGTTCTAGTGGAGGAGGAAGTTCTGGTGGTGGAGGAAGCGGTGGTGGAagtggaggaggtggtggtgaaGGAGGTTCTGGTGGTGGTGGAAGCGGAGGAGGAGGATACGGTGGTGGAGGAAGTGGTGGAAGCGGAGGAGGAGGATCAAGTGGAGGTGGTGGAGGCGACGGAGGCGGTGGAGGTTATTAA
- the LOC25488447 gene encoding glycine-rich cell wall structural protein isoform X1 has product MKFKPFILLILLSGVVLSVGSAYEKPSPSGKDEELMEYHKKEYVISGRKLILEPLNGGKDKVKGGGDYGGGSGGSGGGSGEGGGSGSGGSGGGDYGGGGSGGGGSGGGGGSGGSEGGDYGGGGSGSGGGGGSGSGGGGGYGGGGGSGGGGGSGGGSGGGSGGGSGSGGGSGSGEGSGSGGGYGGGGSGGGSGGGGGSGGGDYGGGGSSGGSGGGGGEGGGSGGAGGGSGGGSSGGGKGGGSGGDYGGGGSGGEGGGSGSGGGGKGGGGSGGSGGGSGGGGGGEGGGSGSGGSGGGGYGGGGSGGSGGGEGGGSGSGGGGKGGGGYGGGGSGGSGGEGGGSGSGGGGKGGGSGSGGGEGGGSGSGGSGGGGYGGGGSGGSGSGGGEGGGSGSGGGGSGGGGYGGGGSGGSGGGSGSGGGEGGGSGSGGGGSGGGGYGGGGSGGSGGGSGGGGGEGGGSGGGGSGGGGYGGGGSGAGGGASGGDGGGDGGY; this is encoded by the exons atgaagttCAAACCTTTTATTTTGCTGATACTTCTGTCTGGTGTGGTTCTCTCTGTAGGGAGTGCTTATGAAAAACCATCACCAAGCGGAAAGGATGAAGAGCTTATGGAATATCACAAGAAAGAATATg TTATAAGTGGAAGGAAATTGATTTTGGAGCCACTTAATGGTGGAAAAGATAAGGTAAAGGGAGGTGGCGACTATGGTGGTGGATCTGGTGGCAGCGGTGGAGGTAGTGGAGAAGGAGGTGGGAGTGGTAGCGGTGGAAGTGGAGGAGGTGATTATGGTGGTGGAGGAAGTGGAGGTGGTGGTAGTGGAGGAGGAGGTGGCAGTGGTGGAAGCGAAGGAGGAGATTATGGTGGTGGAGGAAGTGGAAGTGGAGGAGGAGGTGGCAGTGGAAGTGGAGGTGGTGGAGGTTATGGTGGAGGAGGTGGAAGTGGAGGAGGCGGTGGTAGTGGTGGCGGAAGTGGAGGTGGAAGTGGCGGAGGAAGTGGAAGTGGCGGAGGAAGTGGAAGTGGAGAAGGAAGTGGAAGTGGAGGAGGTTATGGTGGTGGAGGAAGTGGAGGTGGCAGTGGCGGAGGAGGTGGAAGCGGTGGAGGAGATTATGGTGGCGGAGGAAGTAGTGGTGGAAGTGGCGGAGGCGGTGGTGAAGGTGGAGGAAGCGGTGGGGCAGGTGGTGGAAGTGGAGGAGGCAGTTCTGGTGGTGGTAAAGGTGGTGGCAGCGGAGGAGATTATGGTGGTGGAGGAAGTGGTGGTGAAGGAGGTGGAAGCGGTTCAGGTGGCGGTGGAAAGGGAGGAGGCGGAAGTGGAGGAAGCGGTGGTGGAAGTGGAGGAGGTGGTGGCGGTGAAGGAGGTGGAAGCGGTTCCGGTGGAAGTGGAGGAGGAGGATATGGTGGTGGCGGAAGCGGAGGAAGCGGTGGTGGTGAAGGAGGCGGAAGCGGTTCAGGTGGCGGTGGAAAGGGAGGAGGAGGATATGGTGGTGGCGGAAGCGGTGGAAGCGGTGGTGAAGGAGGTGGAAGTGGTTCAGGTGGCGGTGGAAAGGGAGGAGGAAGTGGATCAGGTGGTGGTGAAGGAGGTGGAAGCGGTTCTGGTGGAAGTGGAGGTGGAGGATACGGTGGTGGAGGTAGCGGAGGAAGTGGATCAGGTGGTGGTGAAGGAGGTGGAAGTGGTTCTGGTGGAGGTGGAAGTGGAGGTGGAGGATATGGTGGTGGAGGAAGCGGAGGAAGTGGTGGTGGAAGTGGATCAGGTGGTGGTGAAGGAGGCGGAAGCGGTTCTGGTGGAGGTGGAAGTGGAGGTGGAGGATATGGTGGTGGAGGAAGCGGAGGAAGTGGTGGTGGAAGCGGGGGAGGTGGTGGTGAAGGAGGTGGAAGTGGAGGAGGTGGTAGCGGAGGAGGAGGTTACGGTGGTGGAGGAAGCGGAGCCGGCGGTGGTGCAAGTGGTGGAGATGGTGGAGGCGATGGAGGATATTAA
- the LOC120575812 gene encoding glycine-rich cell wall structural protein-like isoform X2 → MNFKPFVLLILLSGVVLISAVTAYEDPPPSRKDEELMECDKQEYVLSGRKMTLEPLHGGKCKGKGGGGYGGGSGGSGGGGGQGGGSGGGEGGGGGDYGGGSGGSGGGGSGGSGGGGGSEGGGGSGGSGGGDHGGGGSSGGGGGSEGGGQGGGGSGGSGGGDYGGGGSGSGGSGGSGGGGHGGGGSGGGGHDGGGSGGGGGSGGGGGSGGGHGGGGSGGGGSGGGGYGGGGSGGGSGGGGSGGSGGGHGGGGSGSGGGGHGGGGSGGSGGGGHGGHGGKGGHGGGGSGGGGHGGHGGGGGHGGSGGSGGGGHGGGGSGSGDHGGGGGGGGGSGGGGYGGGGSGGGGHGGGGSGGSGGGGSGGDYGGGSGGGSSGGGSGSGGGEGSGSGGGGYGGGGSGGGAGGGSGGGGGEGSGSGGGSSGGGSSGGGGSGGGSGGGGGEGGSGGGGSGGGGYGGGGSGGSGGGGSSGGGGGDGGGGGY, encoded by the exons ATGAATTTCAAACCTTTTGTTTTGCTGATACTTCTGTCTGGTGTGGTTCTCATATCTGCAGTGACGGCTTATGAAGATCCACCACCAAGCAGAAAGGATGAAGAGCTTATGGAGTGTGACAAGCAAGAATATG TTTTAAGTGGAAGGAAAATGACCTTAGAGCCACTTCATGGTGGAAAGTGTAAAGGAAAGGGAGGCGGAGGTTATGGTGGTGGATCTGGTGGTAGTGGTGGAGGTGGCGGCCAAGGAGGAGGTAGTGGGGGTGGAGAAGGAGGTGGAGGAGGTGATTATGGTGGAGGAAGTGGAGGTTCTGGTGGAGGCGGTAGTGGTGGAAGTGGAGGTGGTGGAGGAAGCGAAGGAGGTGGGGGTAGTGGTGGAAGCGGAGGAGGTGATCATGGCGGTGGTG GAAGTTCAGGTGGGGGAGGTGGAAGCGAAGGAGGAGGGCAAGGTGGTGGAGGAAGTGGTGGAAGCGGCGGAGGTGATTATGGTGGTGGAGGAAGCGGAAGTGGTGGCAGTGGAGGAAGTGGAGGAGGAGGTCACGGTGGCGGTGGAAGTGGAGGAGGAGGTCACGATGGCGGTGGAagtggaggaggtggtggaagCGGAGGAGGTGGTGGCAGCGGAGGAGGTCATGGTGGCGGTGGAAGTGGAGGTGGTGGAAGCGGAGGAGGAGGTTATGGTGGTGGAGGAAGTGGAGGAGGTTCTGGTGGAGGTGGTAGCGGTGGAAGCGGTGGAGGTCATGGTGGTGGAGGAAGTGGAAGTGGAGGAGGAGGTCATGGTGGTGGAGGAAGTGGTGGAAGCGGAGGAGGAG GTCATGGTGGCCATGGTGGTAAAGGAGGTCATGGTGGTGGAGGCAGTGGAGGGGGAGGTCATGGTGGCCATGGTGGTGGAGGAGGTCATGGTGGTAGTGGTGGAAGTGGAGGAGGAGGCCATGGTGGAGGAGGGAGTGGAAGTGGAGATCATGGTGGTGGGGGAGGTGGTGGCGGTGGAAGCGGAGGAGGAGGTTACGGTGGTGGTGGAAGCGGAGGAGGAGGCCATGGTGGTGGAGGAAGCGGTGGTTCAGGTGGTGGTGGAAGCGGAGGAGATTATGGTGGTGGAAGTGGAGGAGGTAGTTCTGGCGGCGGAAGTGGATCAGGTGGTGGTGAAGGGAGTGGTAGCGGAGGAGGAGGTTATGGTGGTGGAGGAAGTGGAGGTGGAGCAGGTGGTGGAAGcggaggtggtggtggagaaGGCAGTGGTAGTGGGGGAGGTTCTAGTGGAGGAGGAAGTTCTGGTGGTGGAGGAAGCGGTGGTGGAagtggaggaggtggtggtgaaGGAGGTTCTGGTGGTGGTGGAAGCGGAGGAGGAGGATACGGTGGTGGAGGAAGTGGTGGAAGCGGAGGAGGAGGATCAAGTGGAGGTGGTGGAGGCGACGGAGGCGGTGGAGGTTATTAA
- the LOC120575812 gene encoding glycine-rich cell wall structural protein-like isoform X1, with product MNFKPFVLLILLSGVVLISAVTAYEDPPPSRKDEELMECDKQEYVLSGRKMTLEPLHGGKCKGKGGGGYGGGSGGSGGGGGQGGGSGGGEGGGGGDYGGGSGGSGGGGSGGSGGGGGSEGGGGSGGSGGGDHGGGGSSGGGGGSEGGGQGGGGSGGSGGGDYGGGGSGSGGSGGSGGGGHGGGGSGGGGHDGGGSGGGGGSGGGGGSGGGHGGGGSGGGGSGGGGYGGGGSGGGSGGGGSGGSGGGHGGGGSGSGGGGHGGGGSGGSGGGGYGGGGSGGGSGGSGGGGHGGHGGKGGHGGGGSGGGGHGGHGGGGGHGGSGGSGGGGHGGGGSGSGDHGGGGGGGGGSGGGGYGGGGSGGGGHGGGGSGGSGGGGSGGDYGGGSGGGSSGGGSGSGGGEGSGSGGGGYGGGGSGGGAGGGSGGGGGEGSGSGGGSSGGGSSGGGGSGGGSGGGGGEGGSGGGGSGGGGYGGGGSGGSGGGGSSGGGGGDGGGGGY from the exons ATGAATTTCAAACCTTTTGTTTTGCTGATACTTCTGTCTGGTGTGGTTCTCATATCTGCAGTGACGGCTTATGAAGATCCACCACCAAGCAGAAAGGATGAAGAGCTTATGGAGTGTGACAAGCAAGAATATG TTTTAAGTGGAAGGAAAATGACCTTAGAGCCACTTCATGGTGGAAAGTGTAAAGGAAAGGGAGGCGGAGGTTATGGTGGTGGATCTGGTGGTAGTGGTGGAGGTGGCGGCCAAGGAGGAGGTAGTGGGGGTGGAGAAGGAGGTGGAGGAGGTGATTATGGTGGAGGAAGTGGAGGTTCTGGTGGAGGCGGTAGTGGTGGAAGTGGAGGTGGTGGAGGAAGCGAAGGAGGTGGGGGTAGTGGTGGAAGCGGAGGAGGTGATCATGGCGGTGGTG GAAGTTCAGGTGGGGGAGGTGGAAGCGAAGGAGGAGGGCAAGGTGGTGGAGGAAGTGGTGGAAGCGGCGGAGGTGATTATGGTGGTGGAGGAAGCGGAAGTGGTGGCAGTGGAGGAAGTGGAGGAGGAGGTCACGGTGGCGGTGGAAGTGGAGGAGGAGGTCACGATGGCGGTGGAagtggaggaggtggtggaagCGGAGGAGGTGGTGGCAGCGGAGGAGGTCATGGTGGCGGTGGAAGTGGAGGTGGTGGAAGCGGAGGAGGAGGTTATGGTGGTGGAGGAAGTGGAGGAGGTTCTGGTGGAGGTGGTAGCGGTGGAAGCGGTGGAGGTCATGGTGGTGGAGGAAGTGGAAGTGGAGGAGGAGGTCATGGTGGTGGAGGAAGTGGTGGAAGCGGAGGAGGAGGTTATGGTGGTGGAGGAAGTGGAGGTGGTAGTGGTGGAAGCGGAGGAGGAGGTCATGGTGGCCATGGTGGTAAAGGAGGTCATGGTGGTGGAGGCAGTGGAGGGGGAGGTCATGGTGGCCATGGTGGTGGAGGAGGTCATGGTGGTAGTGGTGGAAGTGGAGGAGGAGGCCATGGTGGAGGAGGGAGTGGAAGTGGAGATCATGGTGGTGGGGGAGGTGGTGGCGGTGGAAGCGGAGGAGGAGGTTACGGTGGTGGTGGAAGCGGAGGAGGAGGCCATGGTGGTGGAGGAAGCGGTGGTTCAGGTGGTGGTGGAAGCGGAGGAGATTATGGTGGTGGAAGTGGAGGAGGTAGTTCTGGCGGCGGAAGTGGATCAGGTGGTGGTGAAGGGAGTGGTAGCGGAGGAGGAGGTTATGGTGGTGGAGGAAGTGGAGGTGGAGCAGGTGGTGGAAGcggaggtggtggtggagaaGGCAGTGGTAGTGGGGGAGGTTCTAGTGGAGGAGGAAGTTCTGGTGGTGGAGGAAGCGGTGGTGGAagtggaggaggtggtggtgaaGGAGGTTCTGGTGGTGGTGGAAGCGGAGGAGGAGGATACGGTGGTGGAGGAAGTGGTGGAAGCGGAGGAGGAGGATCAAGTGGAGGTGGTGGAGGCGACGGAGGCGGTGGAGGTTATTAA
- the LOC25488447 gene encoding glycine-rich cell wall structural protein 1.8 isoform X2: MKFKPFILLILLSGVVLSVGSAYEKPSPSGKDEELMEYHKKEYVISGRKLILEPLNGGKDKVKGGGDYGGGSGGSGGGSGEGGGSGSGGSGGGDYGGGGSGGGGSGGGGGSGGSEGGDYGGGGSGSGGGGGSGSGGGGGYGGGGGSGGGGGSGGGSGGGSGGGSGSGGGSGSGEGSGSGGGYGGGGSGGGSGGGGGSGGGDYGGGGSSGGSGGGGGEGGGSGGAGGGSGGGSSGGGKGGGSGGDYGGGGSGGEGGGSGSGGGGKGGGGYGGGGSGGSGGGEGGGSGSGGGGKGGGGYGGGGSGGSGGEGGGSGSGGGGKGGGSGSGGGEGGGSGSGGSGGGGYGGGGSGGSGSGGGEGGGSGSGGGGSGGGGYGGGGSGGSGGGSGSGGGEGGGSGSGGGGSGGGGYGGGGSGGSGGGSGGGGGEGGGSGGGGSGGGGYGGGGSGAGGGASGGDGGGDGGY, encoded by the exons atgaagttCAAACCTTTTATTTTGCTGATACTTCTGTCTGGTGTGGTTCTCTCTGTAGGGAGTGCTTATGAAAAACCATCACCAAGCGGAAAGGATGAAGAGCTTATGGAATATCACAAGAAAGAATATg TTATAAGTGGAAGGAAATTGATTTTGGAGCCACTTAATGGTGGAAAAGATAAGGTAAAGGGAGGTGGCGACTATGGTGGTGGATCTGGTGGCAGCGGTGGAGGTAGTGGAGAAGGAGGTGGGAGTGGTAGCGGTGGAAGTGGAGGAGGTGATTATGGTGGTGGAGGAAGTGGAGGTGGTGGTAGTGGAGGAGGAGGTGGCAGTGGTGGAAGCGAAGGAGGAGATTATGGTGGTGGAGGAAGTGGAAGTGGAGGAGGAGGTGGCAGTGGAAGTGGAGGTGGTGGAGGTTATGGTGGAGGAGGTGGAAGTGGAGGAGGCGGTGGTAGTGGTGGCGGAAGTGGAGGTGGAAGTGGCGGAGGAAGTGGAAGTGGCGGAGGAAGTGGAAGTGGAGAAGGAAGTGGAAGTGGAGGAGGTTATGGTGGTGGAGGAAGTGGAGGTGGCAGTGGCGGAGGAGGTGGAAGCGGTGGAGGAGATTATGGTGGCGGAGGAAGTAGTGGTGGAAGTGGCGGAGGCGGTGGTGAAGGTGGAGGAAGCGGTGGGGCAGGTGGTGGAAGTGGAGGAGGCAGTTCTGGTGGTGGTAAAGGTGGTGGCAGCGGAGGAGATTATGGTGGTGGAGGAAGTGGTGGTGAAGGAGGTGGAAGCGGTTCAGGTGGCGGTGGAAAGGGAGGAG GAGGATATGGTGGTGGCGGAAGCGGAGGAAGCGGTGGTGGTGAAGGAGGCGGAAGCGGTTCAGGTGGCGGTGGAAAGGGAGGAGGAGGATATGGTGGTGGCGGAAGCGGTGGAAGCGGTGGTGAAGGAGGTGGAAGTGGTTCAGGTGGCGGTGGAAAGGGAGGAGGAAGTGGATCAGGTGGTGGTGAAGGAGGTGGAAGCGGTTCTGGTGGAAGTGGAGGTGGAGGATACGGTGGTGGAGGTAGCGGAGGAAGTGGATCAGGTGGTGGTGAAGGAGGTGGAAGTGGTTCTGGTGGAGGTGGAAGTGGAGGTGGAGGATATGGTGGTGGAGGAAGCGGAGGAAGTGGTGGTGGAAGTGGATCAGGTGGTGGTGAAGGAGGCGGAAGCGGTTCTGGTGGAGGTGGAAGTGGAGGTGGAGGATATGGTGGTGGAGGAAGCGGAGGAAGTGGTGGTGGAAGCGGGGGAGGTGGTGGTGAAGGAGGTGGAAGTGGAGGAGGTGGTAGCGGAGGAGGAGGTTACGGTGGTGGAGGAAGCGGAGCCGGCGGTGGTGCAAGTGGTGGAGATGGTGGAGGCGATGGAGGATATTAA